DNA from Mesorhizobium loti R88b:
CCGGCGAGACGCTGGGGCTGGTCGGCGAATCCGGCAGCGGCAAGACCACTTTCGCCAGGCTGCTGCTCGGCCTTGTGCCGCCCGACGACGGCGGCACCATCGAGCTCGAGGGCAAGCCGCTGGCGCCAAAGCTGGAGAACCGTGGCGACGACCAGGTCAAGGCCCTGCAGATCGTCTTCCAGAACCCGGATTCAGCGCTCAACCGCTCGCATTCGATCCGCCACATTCTCGGCCGCGCGTTGAAGCGGCTGGCCGGTCTCTCCGGCAAGGCGCAGGAGGCGCGCCTCGACGACCTCGTCCGCTCGGTGCGCCTTACCGACCGGCACCTGGCCGTCAAGCCGCGCCAGCTCTCAGGCGGGCTGAAGCAGCGCGTTGCCATTGCACGTGCCTTCGCCGGGGATCCGCGCATCGTCGTCTGCGACGAGCCGACCTCGGCACTCGACGTCTCCGTGCAGGCGGCGATCCTCAACCTGCTCGCCGACCTGCAGTCCAAGGAAGACGTCAGCTACATCTTCATCTCGCACGACCTCGGCGTGGTGCGTTACCTCTCCGACAAGATCGCCGTGCTCTATCTCGGCCGCATCATGGAGATCGGGCCATCGGAGGAAGTCTTCTCCGGGCCGCATCACCCCTACACCGAGGCTCTGCTGTCGGCCGTTCCAAAACTCGACCAGACCGAGACGGCGCGCATTCGCCTCGACGGCGAAATCCCCAGCGCTACCAACCCGCCATCAGGCTGCGTGTTCCACACACGCTGTCCGCGCAAGATCGGCCCGATCTGCGAGCAGCAGGAGCCGCCGCTGGCCGAGGCGCAGCCCGGCCATTCCATCCGATGCCATATTCCCTATGCGGAGCTGGCGAGGCTGCAGAAGGCGACCGTGATCGAGGCGGCATAGCAAGGCAGCGCTGGCCGGTTACCTCCGGCCGGCCATGCTGAGGGAACGGTCACCTTCCGAAAATCCCCGACCTTTCGCCCAGTCCCTTGCCAAGGTGCGCAGGCCGGTCAGCGCGACGTCCAGCACATCAGACGAAACCGGGTTGGACGGATAGGCAAGATAGATCGGCCGCTGGAACACTGGCGCATTGTCGATGCGTCGCATCTCACCGCGCTCGATATGGCCGCTGACGGCGCTGAGCGGCAGGTAGGCCGAAGCTTGCTGCGACAGCACATGCTGCAGGCCGATGAAGACCAACCCTGCTGAAATGGCCGGCTTGACCATGCCGGCAAAGGCGCGGTCATGCTCGATGCGGAATTCCAGCCCCCAGTCCATCAGAATGTAGTTGTCAGTCCACGGCTTCGTCTGCGCCGCGTGCTGGACAAGCACGACCTGATCGACCGCCAGCGTCTCATAGACGATGCCGGGATGCGGACGCGGCAGATAGAGGATGCAGATGTCGAGCAGGCCTTCCGCCAGCTGGTCGATCGCCAGATCCGGAAAACTGCCTTCGAGCCTTAGCGCCACATTCGGCCGCTCAGTGCGCATCCACTCGACCCAAGGCGAGGTGATCAGGTCCCAGAGATAGGCGGGAGCGGTCAGCCGCAGCAGTGTCTCGTAACCATCGGGAACCGCGATATCCTGTCTTGATTGCTCCCAGGTGCGGGTGATGGAAGAGGCGTGCGGCAGGAACTGCCGGCCGGCCGGGGTGAGCGTGACGCCGTCGCGGTCGCGCACGAAAAGCCGGCGCCCCAATTGCTCCTCCAGCCCCCTGATCCGTGCACTGACGGTGGATTGGGCGAGATTGAGGCGGCTGGCAGCGACGGTGAAGCTGCCATGTTCGGCAACCTCCAGGAAACTGCGCAGGTTTTCTGTATCCATGCTCACACCTTGCATCGAAAATTTCGATGACCCCTATCAAAAAATATCGCTTTCCGGTCGCTGTCAACAATGACCTAAATGGCCAATCTCCCCAGGGCAAGCGAGGAATGCAGCCATGCCAAGGCATTTCATGACGATTGACACTGCTCGCAAAAACCTCACTGCAATCGAAAATTCCGCTGTCGACGAATTGCTGGCCGGTCGGCTCGACCGCCGCGATTTCCTGCGCCATGGCAGCGTTCTTGGCCTCTCCCTGCCGTTCCTGGGCGGCCTTGTCGCGGCTGCCGGCCTTGGCACGCAAAAGTCCCGCGCCGAGGGCAAGCCGGGCGGCACGGTGCGCGCTGGCGTGGCGACGCCGGGCGGCGCCATCGATCCCGTCACCTACTATGACAGCGGCAGCTACCAGCTGGTTTTCCAGACCGCCGAGTTCCTCTGCATCACCCAGCCTGACCTCACCTTGAAGCCGGTGCTGGCGGAAAGCTGGGCGCCCAACGCGGACGGCAGCGTATGGACCTTCAAGCTGCGCAAGGGTGTGAAATTCCACAATGGCGAGGACTTCAAGGCCGACGACGTGGTCGCAACCTTCGACCGGCTGGCCGACCCCAATGGCGCCTCGAACGCGCTTTCCGTGTTCAAGGGCCTGCTGTCGAAAGGCGGCACGCAGAAGGTGGACGACCACACGGTCGCCTTCCATCTCGATGCGCCGAACGGCAGCTTCCCCTATTCGGTGTCGATCGACAATTACAACGCCGTCATCTTGCCGGCGAGCTACAGGGGCGACTACGAAAAGACCTTTGAGGGCACCGGGCCGTTCCGGCTGGAGAGCTACACGCCGAAGGTCGGCGCGACCTTCGTGCGCAACCCCGACTATTGGGGCGAGAAGGCGCTGCCCGACCGGCTCGAGTTCAAATTCTATGGCGACGTGCAGCCGCGCATCCTGGCGCTGCAAGCCGGCGAGGTCGACATCCTCGACGCCGTTCCGCTCGATGTCAGCCAGGTGGTGCTGAACAGCCCAGACATCACAGTGCTGCGTGTCGCCTCGACCGCGCACCGCCAGCTCCACATGCGTTGCGACACCGGTCCGTTCACCGACAAGCGTGTGCGCCAGGCGCTGGCGCTTAGTATCGATCGCTCCAAGCTGGTCGATGGCCTCTGCCGCGGCATGGCGGCGACCGGCAATGACAGCCCTTTCGCGCCGGCCTTCCCTTCCACCGACAAGACGGTGCCGCAGCGCGTGCAGGATATCGCCAAGGCCAAGCAACTGCTTGAGGCGGCGGGCCTCGGCAGCGGCTTCGACATCACGCTGACGACGCTGCGCTATTCCGACATTCCCGGTTACGCGCAGCTGTTCCAGAATTTCGCCAAGGAAATCGGTGCCCGCATCTCGCTCAACATCGAGGACCAGGACAAATATTACGGCAAGGCGGTGTTCGGACAGTCGGACTGGCTGGACAGCCCGTTGGGGATCACCGACTACGCGCATCGCAGCGTGCCCAACGTCTTTCTGAAAAGCCCGCTGGTCAGCGACGGCCCGTGGAACGCGGCGCATTTCAAGAGCCCGGCCTATGACGGCATGGTGACGAGCTACCTCAGGGCACTCGACATCGGCGCGCAGCGCGCGGCCGCTTCCGATATCCAGAAACTGTTGCTCGACGAGACACCTGTCATTTTCAGCTACTTCCCGGATTTGCTGGTGCCGGTGCGCAAGAACGTCAGCGGCTTGCCGCCGATTGCCGCCGGGCTGCTGCTCGATCGCGTATCCATAGGGTGAGCCCCGTGTCCAACCGCACGGCCACTAAAACAAGCAGACGGGAGACTACCATTCGCAAGCCTCATTTGCGCGGTCGCGGACCGCACTTCCCCTTGCTCGACAGTATCGTGCAGTATGAATCCGAACCCGGCTATGTCGCCTTCACCATGCCGATGCAGAAGCGGCTGCGCGTGCAGGTGGGATCGATGATCGTCGCCGATACGACCAAGGCGCTGGTGCTCTACGAGAGCGACCATCTGCCGGTCTATTATTTCCCGATGAGCGACGTGCGCGAGGAGTTCCTGTTGCCCAGCACGACAACGACCGAGAGCCCGTTCAAGGGCGTCGCCACGCATTATTCGCTGAACACCGGCATCACGCTGGTCGAGGATGCCGCCTGGCGCTATGCCGATCCGGTCAACGGATCACCCCTGCTCTCGGACTACATGTCTTTCTACTGGCCCAAGATGACGCACTGGTATGAGGAGGACGAGGAGATTTTCGTCCACGCCCGCGACCCGTTCCGCCGCGTCGACTGCCTGCCCTCTTCGCGGCGGGTGCAGGTCATCCTCGACGGCGAGCAGGTCGCCGATTCACGCCGTGGCGTGTTCCTGTTCGAGACCGGCCACCCGGTGCGCCACTATCTGCCGATCGCGGACACCAGGCTCGATATGTTTGCGCCCAGTCGCTACATCTCGCGTTGCCCCTACAAGGGCATCTCCAACTACTATCACGTGACGACCAAGGCCAAGCGGCACGAAAACCTTGTCTGGTATTATCCCGAGCCGGTGCACGAGGCCGAGCGCATCAAGGGGCTGGTCTGCTTCCACCACGAACTGGTCGACAAGATCCTGGTCGACGGCGTCGAAATTCCGAAAGAGGCCACGGCCGCGTCCAGCGGCTATTTCTGAGCGGTCACTGGCTAACCCCGTTCGAAGTCATCCAGAGTTTCGCGTTTTCGTTCGCCCGGGCCAGTGCTACGCTGGGCTTCCGTGGCGGACGATTGCTCATGAAGACAGCATTGCATCATGCGGCCCTTCCCTGGCTCGTCGCTCTCGTCGCGGTGCCTGCACCGGCGTTTGCCGAAAGCGCGCCGGCTTTCGAGCTCAAGCTCGACATCGACCAGGACGGCAAGATGGATCGGGCTGTCGTGATGCAGGCGCCTGGTGGATCGGCCGATCTCACTATTTACCTGGCAGCCGGCGAGGAGAAGCTCGATCCCTCGCGCCGGCCGGATTTCGTCAGGAAAGGCCTGACCGAAGACCGGGTTACCGACCTTGAAAGCAAGGGCAAGGGATCGCTGGTGATCACGTCCTGCTTCGGCTGCGGCGCCAGCGAGTCGACGGAGGACACGCTGACCATCGTCTATCGCCAGGGCCAATTGCTGGTCGGCGGCTACAGCCGCAGCTGGGATTGGAACCAGCAGATGTCGGATGGCGTCAAGACGACGGTCGGTGGCTGCGACATCAATTATCTCACCGGCAAGGGCACCGTCTCCAAGGACCTTGGGAATACCAAGCCGATCAGGGGTAGGTTCAAGCCGGTGCCGCTCAAGGACTGGTCCATCGGCAAGCGTCCCAAAGCGTGCAACTTCTAAAGAGGTTGATCGAAAGACGGCATAGGCAATAACCTCCTCGAAACGGGAGGGCTTGATGGATCTTTTCAAACTGGACGGCGACGTCGCACTGGTCACCGGTGCCGGCAGCGGCATCGGCCAGGCAATCGCGATCGGACTGGCCGAGGCGGGTGCCGATGTTGCCTGTTTCGGCCATGCGTCGAAGGGCGGGTTGGAGGAAACCGCTCACCAGATCACGGCACTCGGGCGCAAGGCTTTGGTGCTGACCGGCACAGTCACTTCGGAGAGCGACCTCGCGGCGGCAATCGATCGCGTCGAAGCCGAACTCGGCGCGCTGACGGTCGCCGTAAACAATGCCGGTATCGCCGGCTCAGTGCCGGCCGAGACGATGTCGCTTGAGACATGGCAGAAGGTGCACGAGGTCAATGTTGCCGGCGTATTCCTGTCGTGCCAGGCCGAGGCACGCAAGATGCTTTCGCGGCGCAAGGGCTCGATCATCAACATCGCCTCAATGTCGGGCACCATCGTCAACCGTGGACTGACGCAGGCGCACTACAATTCCTCGAAAGCCGCCGTCATCCATATGTCGAAGAGCCTTGCCATGGAGTGGGCGGACCGGGGCATGCGCGTCAATGTCGTCAGCCCGGGCTACACGTTGACGCCGATGAACAAACGGCCCGAGGTGGCGGAGGAGATAAAGATCTTCAAGCGCGACACACCGATGGGACGCATGGCGGCGCCGGAGGAGATGGTCGGGCCGACCGTGTTCCTGGCCAGCCGCGCATCGAGCTTCGTCACCGGCCTCGACCTCATCGTCGATGGTGGCTACGTCTGCTGGTAGGATCGCATGAGGCAGAACTTTGCCTGCAGTCTGAATTTGTGCATCCGCGAAGCGTTAGTCGTTGCACGACATGAACCTTGGTATATATAATTTCATCCTATGAAACGGCCCGGGCGAGATGGGACTTGCCAGGCCAGCAGCCGAGATCATGGGACCTTGATGGCTTGCACCTTGCAGGGCGCCGCAAGACTGGCAATTGATCCGCAGGCGATCGCTCCCGCAGCGATCCATCGGCAGCCATGACGCTGGCCCTCCCGACGGCATCCATCATATCAGAAATTCAGCACAATCCTGTCTGCGCCGGCTTTAACGGCGACGCGGCGGCAACGGCCTTGCGCAACGACCAACCTTTCCACCAAAATCATAAAAAGACGCAAGAAGGGAACGAACAATAACCGCCACAGCTTGAAGGAGAACAAGCATGTTATTTCGCAGCTATATCTCGAAGTTATTGATGAGTGCCGTCGCGCTCGCGACACTTAGCGTGTTGACACCTTCCGCACGGGCCGCGGCGCCGGAATCCAACGACCCGATCAAGATCGCGCTGTTCGACTGGACCAGCGTCAACCTCAACGCCAAGATCCTCGGCGGCATCCTGGAAAAGCTCGGCTATACCGTCGAGTACCCGACCGCCGATTACCTCTCCAGCCTGACCACCGGCCTTACCAACGGCGACCTCGATGTCGGCCTGGAATTCTGGGACACGACCGCCGGCGAAGCCATGAAGGCGTCCGATGCCACCGGCCAGACGGAGCGGCTCGGCAAGCTCGGCCCGAAGGCCAAGGAAGAGTGGTGGTTTCCCGAATACATGAAGGCGAAATGCCCGACCTTGCCGGACTGGCATGCGCTGCTCGACCCGACATGCGCGGCGTCGTTCTCGACGGCCGAGACCGCGCCGAAGGGGCGCTATCTCGGCGGCCCGGTGACCTGGGAAGGTTTTGACGACGAGCGCGTCGCGGCGCTGAAACTGCCGTTCACCGTCATCCATGCCGGCACCGACGCGGCGATGTTTGCCGAGCTCGACTCTGCCTATCAGCGCAAGGCGCCGATCATGCTGTGGATCTATTCGCCGCATTGGGCGCCGGCCAAGTACAAGGGCGAGTGGGTGCAATTCCCCGAATACACGCCCGAATGCTACAACGACCCGAAATGGGGTGTGAACCCCGACGCCAAATATGATTGCGGCAAGCCGCATGGCGAGATCTGGAAATACTCCTGGAACGGCATGAAGGACAAATGGCCGATCGCCTACAAGGTGGCCAAGGCCTACACGATCGACACCGACGAGCTCAACAAGATGAGCGGCGAGATCGACCTCGACGGCAAAAAGCCGGAAGACGTAGCCGCCGCCTGGATCGCCGCGCATGAGGCCGACTGGAAAGCCTGGGCGCAGTGATCGTTCCGACTGGAAAAATGAGACCCGGCCGTTGATCGGCCAGGCCTCAAATCTTGGTATTCCAGAAGGACGATTGGATGACGACTGAACAGGGATCGACGCAACCAGGCGCGGACGACCGCCCGGTAAAACTTGCCTGCCGCAATGTCTGGAAACTGTTTGGATCGAACGCGGCCAATTTCATCCGCGAGCGTGACGGCAAGGCCAGCATGGCGGATGTCGCTGCCGCCGGACTGGTCGGCGCGGTACGGGCCGTCGATCTCGAAATCCGCCAAGGCGAGATTTTCATCATCATGGGCCTGTCCGGCTCCGGCAAATCGACGCTGGTGCGCTGCATGTCGCGGCTGGTCGAACCGACGCATGGCAAGGTCGAGTTCGAAGGCAAGGACCTGCTCAAGATTTCAGACGCGGCACTGATCGAGTTGCGGCGCCATCGAATGGGTATGGTGTTCCAGAATTTTGCGCTGCTGCCGCATCTCAACGTGCTGGATAACATCGCCTTTCCGCTCAGCATTCAGGGGCAGGACAGGCCAACGCGCGAGGTGCGGGCGCGCGAAGTCATCGAACTTGTCGGCCTGCGTGGCCGCGAGCATTTCTATCCGCGCGAGCTTTCCGGCGGCCAGCAGCAGCGTGTCGGCATCGCCCGCAGCCTCGCGACCAAACCGGAAATCTGGTTCCTCGACGAGCCGTTCTCCGCGCTCGACCCGCTGATCCGTCGCGAGATGCAGGACGAGCTGATGCGGCTGCAGACCATGCTGCACAAGACCATCGTCTTCATCACCCATGATTTCGACGAAGCGATCAGACTGGCCGACCGCATCGCCATCATGAAGGACGGCGAGGTCATCCAGACCGGCACGCCGGAGGAGTTGGTGGTCAATCCGGCGACCGACTATGTCGCCGAGTTCACCCGCGACGTCGACCGCGCCAAGGTGATCTCGGCGCGCAGCCTGATGCGCGCCTGCGACGGCGCCGAGCATGGCGGGACGGTGGCGCCGGAGGCCAAGATCGCCAGTTTCTCGGCCAGCATCGTTTCCGCCGGCAAGCCGTTCGCCGTGGTCAACGGCACGGGCAAGCCGATCGGCGAAGTGACGCCGCAAGCGGTGATCGATCTGTTGGCCGGCATCGACAGCTCCGGAGCCCGCGCATGACGGTGACGGCGAGCGCCAGCGAGGCAAGGCCGCCGCTTCAGCGCTGGCTTGTTGTCTGGGCGGCAGCACTCGCCGCTGTGCTCATGGTGTTCCTGCTGCAGGACGCTGTCCCTTGGGCCGTCAACTATCCGGCCGACGCGGTCGTTCCCGTCGCCGACTGGGTCAGCGCGCTGATGGGCTGGATCAAATCGAACCTGTCGTGGCTCACGCGCTCGATCACCGCGGTGCTCGGCGTGCCGCTCGATTTCGCGCTCAATCTCTTGGCCAAGAATTTCAAATTCGGCCATGGCGCCGATACCGTTGTCTTGCCGCGCCTGTCCTGGGTCGGCGTGTGCGCGGCCGCCTTCCTCGCCGGCCACGCTGTCGGCGGTCGCAAACTCAGCCTGCTGGTCGGCGGCTGTTTCCTCTACATCGCTCTGTTCGGGCAGTGGACCAGCGCCATGCTGACGCTGGGGCTGATCTCTATCGCCGTGCCGTTCTGTATCATCACCGGCCTGTTCGCTGGCATCTGGGCGTGGCGCAAGCCGTGGGCCGAAAGGCTTGTTGTCTCCCCTGCCCTTGACCTGATGCAGACGATCCCGACCTTCGCCTATCTGATCCCGATGCTGCTGCTGTTCGGCAACAGTCCGGTGTCGGCGATGATCGCCACCGCCATCTTTGCCACGCCGCCGATGGTGCGGGCGACGATGCTTGGCCTGTCGCGGGTGCCGTCCGAGATCGACGATTTCAGTGAAATGGCCGGCTGCACGGCGCGGCAGAAACTGTGGCGGGTGCTGTTGCCCTCGGCGCGGCCGACGCTGATGGTCGGCGTCAACCAGGTGATCATGCTGGCGCTCAACATGGTGATCATCGCGTCGATGATCGGCGCCGGCGGCCTCGGCTACGACGTGCTCCTGGCGCTGCGCGCGCTGAAGGTCGGCGAGGCGATGGAAGCCGGTCTCGCCATCGTCGCGCTGGCCATCGCGCTCGACCGGCTGAGCCAGGCCATCGCGCACAAACAGGCAAAGGGCCATGTTCATCAGGCCGTGAGCCCAAGCCTCTGGCGACGCTACCCCAATCTGACGCTGGCCATCGCCATCCTTGCCGTCACCACGCTGCTCGGCCTGTTTGTGCCGGCCTTCGCCGCAGTGCCAAAGGCGATCACCTTCACCACCGCGCCGCTGTGGAAGGCGGCGGTGAACTGGGTGACGATCAACTTCTTCGACATTATCGAGGCGTTCCGCGTGGCGCTGATCCTCAATGTGCTGAACCCGGTGCGCGCCTTCTGCGAAGGCTTTCCATGGCTGGGCGCGGTGTTCCTGCTCGGCCTTGCCGGCTATCAGCTTTCCGGCCTGCGACTGGCGGCGCTGGTGGCGGCGCTGACTGCCTTCTGCGCTGTCACCGGCCTGTGGGAAAAGACTATGGCCACCGTCTATCTCTGCGGCATCTCGGCCTTCATTGCCTGCCTGATCGGTATCCCGATCGGGCTGATGGCGGCGCGCAGCGACCGCTTCGAGAAGATCGTCACCCCGATCATCGACACGCTGCAGGTGCTGCCGTCCTTCTGCTTCATCATCCCGGTGGTGATGCTGTTCCGCGTCGGCGACGTCACCGCCATGATCGCCACCGTCGCTTTCGCCGTGGTGCCGGCCATCCGCTACACAAATCACGGTATCCGACAGGTGCCGCCGGCGCTGATCGAGGCGGCCAAGGTTTCCGGCTGCACGCCGCGCCAGACCTTCTTTCGTGTGCAATTGCCGCTGGCGCTGCCGGAGATCATGCTGGGCGTCAACCAGACCATCCTGATGGCACTGGCGATGATCATCATCTGCGCCATGGTCGGTACGCGCGATCTCGGCCAGGAAGTGTTCATTGCACTGTCCAAGGCCGATTCCGGTCGTGGCATTGTCGCCGGCCTGGCCATCGCCTTCATCGGCATCGTCGCCGACCGGCTGTTCAACGCCTGGACGGCGAAGGCGCGGGCAAGACTGGGATAGAAGCCGAATGGCCGAGCCGGGCGAACCGCCTTTTACCGTTCTCGTCTTCGACATGGCCAAGACCGGCGAACCGGACGGCGAGCATATGGTTCGCGGATTTGAGACGCTGGATGCGGCAACATCCTATGCTATTGCGCGGGTTCGCGCCTCGGTGGAGCAACTGCGTAAGCCCGGCATCGCTGCCGCCGAGCTGCGCCAGCTTTGGCACATCCATGGCGAAGACTGTTCGGTGCTGAACGCCAATGTGCGCGGCAGCGATCTTCTCGACGACTTTATCGCGACGCCGGCGACTTCAGCCGAATGCAACTGGCAGGTTCTGGCACCAAGGTTGCGCCGCTTCCGCGCCTCGCTGCTCATCTCCAACGACAAGGATGAGTCGGTCTGGGCTGGCGGCTTTTTTCGCTCGACCTACAAATTATCGCGCGATGGCCTGCTCGACCATTTTCGCGACGACGCCATTGCCGCCTTCAAAGCAGAGAATATCGAGCCGGCGGAGCCGACGAAGCTCATGGTCGCCAATCACTTCGAACTTCCCGACCCGCCCTACCCGCCGCCAGGTGTGGCGCTACGGTCCTGGAGGGTCGAGGTCGGCTTCGTCTGCCACGATGTGAAGTTCGGCGCAGATGCCGCTGGCGTCTTCGCCTGGCCGCAAGAGCCGGCCGACTGGGCGCTCAGAACCATGCAGTTCCTGCTGATTGCCGACATGATGGCGATGCGCGGTGATGGCCCGGACTGGGCCAACGACTGCGATGTTCTCTCCTCAGAGGTGACCGAGACGGATGCGGCTCCCGACTATCCCTTGGATTGAAGCGCGGCAATCTTTAGTTGGGCCATGATCTCGGGACAAACGAAACCGTTTGTCCGAGAAAACCGGTTCCCACTTTTTGCTTCGCTGACCTTCGGTTCGGGATTATGGCCCTTAGCTGGGCCATGATCTTTTCCGAAAACCGGTTCCCACTTTTCGGGATCATGGCCTACTCCGCCGCCACACCCTTCACTTCGAGATAGCTCTCCATGGAATCGTCCAGCGCCTGCAGCCAAGGCGTGTGGTGCAGTGGCGCCATGGTGCCGGTCATCAGCGAGCGGTAGGCGTGATCGCGAAAACTCATAATGTCTTCGCCCTTGTGGTGCTCCCATTCCATGAAGGTCTGGTTGACCGCCTCGACGTCGAAGCCGGGATAGTCGGTTTGGTCCATCAGCTCCTTGGTGTAGTCGCCCTGGAACCAGATCATCTGCTCGGCGTCTTCCAGCGTCTCTTCGCGTGCGCGCCACTTGGCGCCATGCGCGGCCATCGCTTCGGCCGACGGCAGCTTGATGCGGCCCAAGATGACGTCGCGCGCGAACCAGGCCTGCGCGTCGAACATGTTGAAGGTGTAGAACTGGTCCTGCATGCCGATATAGGACAGCTTCGGGTTCTTCTCCCAAACGACGCCTTCGTAGAGGCTGTCCGGCCACATGCGGTTGGCGGTCTTGAGTTTCAGATCGTCGGTCAGGAACGGGAAGGAATGCAGATAGCCGGTGCACAGGATGATGGCGTCGACGTCCTTGGTGGTGCCGTCCTTGAAGTGGGCCGTCTTGCCGACGACCTTCTGCAGCAGCGGCACCTCTTTCCAATTGTCAGGCCATTTGAAACCCATCGGCTTCGAACGGTAGCTGGAGGTGATCGATTTGGCGCCGTATTTGTAGCATTGCGAGCCGATGTCCTCGGCCGAATAGGAGCGGCCGATGATCAGGATATCCTTGCCTTTGAACTCCATCGCGTCACGGAAATCATGGCTGTGCAGGATGCGGCCGTTGAAGGTCGAAAACCCTTCGAAATAGGGAACGTTGGGCACCGAGAAGTGGCCGGAAGCGACGACGACATTGTCGAACTCTTCCGAATAGGTGACATCGTTTGAGCGGTCATGGGCGGTGACGGTGAATTTCTTGGTCTCGTCCGAGAAGGTGACCATGCGCACCGGACTGTTGAAGCGCACCCATTTGCGCAGGCCTGATTTTTCAACGCGGCCCTTGATGTAGTCCCACAGCACGGCGCGCGGTGGATAAGAGCCAATCGGCCGGCCGAAATGCTCCTCGAAGGTGTAGTCGGCGAATTCCAGGCATTCCTTCGGTCCGTTCGACCAGAGGTAGCGATACATCGAGCCGTGCACCGGATCGCCATGCTCGTCGAGGCCGGTGCGCCAGGTGTAGTTCCACAGGCCACCCCAGTCGGACTGCTTTTCGAAACAGACGATTTCGGGAATGTCGGCGCCCTTGTCGGCAGCCGACTTGAAGGCCCTAAGCTGTGCCAGGCCGGACGGTCCGGCGCCGATGACGGCAACGCGCGTTTTCATTTCCAGGGCCTCCTTTTTTGATTTCCCCAGCGAAACAAATTTCACTGACAGTGACACTAATTGGCCCTTCGGTGCTGTCAACAGACATCTGTGGGAACTGCATTTACGCGCAACGGATTCCCAGTGAAAAACCTTCGCTGACAGAATTCATGGGATCAGCAGGTGGGACTTAAGACGGCTTGCCGACACCGCCGCGCTGCTGTATCGCCACGTGACATGTTCACCTTGAGTGAAATAAATCCGCGAAGTCCGGGGGCGAGATGGCGCAAGACAGTTCTAATCCCAAGGCTGGGCTTGCCGGCGCCAAGCCAAAGGTTTCGGCCGACGGCAAGACCATCCGGGCACCGCTGACGCAGAACCCGCACGCCATCCGCGACACCCGCGAAAAAGTGCTGGAAGTGGCGATCGGCCGCGAGGTGCGGGCGTTCCGCAAGAAGCTCGGCATCACCGTAGCTGATCTCGCCGTTGCCACCGACATTTCGCTGGGCATGCTGTCGAAGATCGAGAACGGCATCACCTCGCCGTCGCTGACCACCTTGCAGGCACTGTCACGGGCGCTCGGCGTTCCCGTCACCGCCTTCTTCCGCCGCTTCGAGGAGGAGCGCAGTGCCGTTTTCGTCAAGGCCGGCCAGGGACTGGACGTCGAGCGCCGCGGC
Protein-coding regions in this window:
- a CDS encoding ABC transporter permease — encoded protein: MTVTASASEARPPLQRWLVVWAAALAAVLMVFLLQDAVPWAVNYPADAVVPVADWVSALMGWIKSNLSWLTRSITAVLGVPLDFALNLLAKNFKFGHGADTVVLPRLSWVGVCAAAFLAGHAVGGRKLSLLVGGCFLYIALFGQWTSAMLTLGLISIAVPFCIITGLFAGIWAWRKPWAERLVVSPALDLMQTIPTFAYLIPMLLLFGNSPVSAMIATAIFATPPMVRATMLGLSRVPSEIDDFSEMAGCTARQKLWRVLLPSARPTLMVGVNQVIMLALNMVIIASMIGAGGLGYDVLLALRALKVGEAMEAGLAIVALAIALDRLSQAIAHKQAKGHVHQAVSPSLWRRYPNLTLAIAILAVTTLLGLFVPAFAAVPKAITFTTAPLWKAAVNWVTINFFDIIEAFRVALILNVLNPVRAFCEGFPWLGAVFLLGLAGYQLSGLRLAALVAALTAFCAVTGLWEKTMATVYLCGISAFIACLIGIPIGLMAARSDRFEKIVTPIIDTLQVLPSFCFIIPVVMLFRVGDVTAMIATVAFAVVPAIRYTNHGIRQVPPALIEAAKVSGCTPRQTFFRVQLPLALPEIMLGVNQTILMALAMIIICAMVGTRDLGQEVFIALSKADSGRGIVAGLAIAFIGIVADRLFNAWTAKARARLG
- a CDS encoding NAD(P)-binding domain-containing protein; this translates as MKTRVAVIGAGPSGLAQLRAFKSAADKGADIPEIVCFEKQSDWGGLWNYTWRTGLDEHGDPVHGSMYRYLWSNGPKECLEFADYTFEEHFGRPIGSYPPRAVLWDYIKGRVEKSGLRKWVRFNSPVRMVTFSDETKKFTVTAHDRSNDVTYSEEFDNVVVASGHFSVPNVPYFEGFSTFNGRILHSHDFRDAMEFKGKDILIIGRSYSAEDIGSQCYKYGAKSITSSYRSKPMGFKWPDNWKEVPLLQKVVGKTAHFKDGTTKDVDAIILCTGYLHSFPFLTDDLKLKTANRMWPDSLYEGVVWEKNPKLSYIGMQDQFYTFNMFDAQAWFARDVILGRIKLPSAEAMAAHGAKWRAREETLEDAEQMIWFQGDYTKELMDQTDYPGFDVEAVNQTFMEWEHHKGEDIMSFRDHAYRSLMTGTMAPLHHTPWLQALDDSMESYLEVKGVAAE
- a CDS encoding helix-turn-helix domain-containing protein — encoded protein: MAQDSSNPKAGLAGAKPKVSADGKTIRAPLTQNPHAIRDTREKVLEVAIGREVRAFRKKLGITVADLAVATDISLGMLSKIENGITSPSLTTLQALSRALGVPVTAFFRRFEEERSAVFVKAGQGLDVERRGTRAGHQYNLLGHIGSNTSGVVVEPYLITLTEDSDVFPTFQHEGMEFLYMLEGEVVYRHGSNLYPMKPGDSLFFDADAPHGPEQLTKLPMRYLSIICYPQNSAG